A genome region from Sebastes umbrosus isolate fSebUmb1 chromosome 22, fSebUmb1.pri, whole genome shotgun sequence includes the following:
- the LOC119481761 gene encoding steroid 17-alpha-hydroxylase/17,20 lyase isoform X1, whose protein sequence is MFSRLLSSLPPFIHYLSLPPSFSPYFLLLVLFVVAAVVVVFLILSCPRPARGSVPCLPRIPVLGSLPWLGGGLPPHLLFSQLAHRYGSLFALYLGPHYTLVVNSHQHAREVLLQRGRDFAGRPSMVTTDLLTRGGKDIAFSDYTPLWKLHRRLVHNSFTLFGEGSGRLQDIVLSSVDSLCGELLSSGRRGFDPSPAVTGAVTNVVCTLVFGATYRHGDAELQDVIRYNDGIVQTIARGGLVDIYPWMKVFPNKCLSKLKDCITVRDRLLSRKLEEHKASLSDGDPRDLLDALLKGKTDSRPGQRSPGSEEERITDDHVLMTAAEAFGAGVETTSTTLLWILAYLLHHPEVRMMSSCGRWMVIGYKWRARCAPPLQVQERVQKELDEHVGSDRAVCVSDRGRLPYLDCVINEGMRIRPVSPVLIPHTAMTDSSIGGHSVSRGTRVLVNMWSIHHDPRHWDNPDLFNPDRFLDDRGQRVTPSCFLPFGAGPRVCVGESLARLELFLFLSSLLQRMSFTLPDGAPPPNLQGRLGVVLQPLPYKVVVTPRAGWEGGAK, encoded by the exons ATGTTCagtcgtctcctctcctctcttcctcccttcatccactatctctccctccctccctccttctctccatacttcctcctcctcgtcctcttcgtCGTTGCGGCCGTCGTCGTTGTCTTCCTGATCTTGTCCTGTCCTCGTCCGGCCCGGGGCTCCGTCCCCTGCCTGCCGAGGATCCCCGTCCTGGGCAGCCTCCCGTGGCTGGGAGGAGGACTCCCTCCACACCTCCTCTTCAGCCAGCTGGCACACAG GTACGGGTCTCTGTTTGCTCTCTACCTGGGTCCTCACTACACTCTGGTGGTGAACAGCCATCAACATGCCAGAGAGGTTCTGCTGCAGAGAGGACGAGACTTCGCTGGACGACCGAGTATG GTGACCACCGACCTGTTGACCCGAGGAGGTAAAGACATCGCCTTCTCCGACTACACTCCTCTCTGGAAGTTACACCGCCGCCTCGTCCACAACTCCTTCACTCTGTTTGGAGAAGGAAGCGGCCGGCTGCAGGACATCG tTCTGTCCTCCGTGGACAGTCTCTGTGGCGAGTTGTTGTCCAGCGGGCGGCGTGGCTTCGACCCGTCTCCCGCGGTGACCGGGGCCGTCACCAATGTCGTGTGCACGCTGGTGTTCGGTGCCACCTATCGCCACGGCGACGCCGAACTGCAGGACGTGATCCGATACAACGACGGCATCGTGCAGACGATCGCCAGAGGAGGACTGGTGGACATTTACCCCTGGATGAAG GTCTTTCCTAACAAGTGTCTCAGTAAACTGAAGGACTGCATCACCGTGAGAGACCGACTGCTGTCCCGTAAACTGGAGGAGCACAAG GCGTCGCTGAGCGACGGCGACCCCCGTGACCTTCTGGACGCCTTGCTGAAGGGCAAGACGGACAGCAGGccgggtcaaaggtcacctgggtcggaggaggagaggataacCGACGACCACGTCCTGATGACGGCGGCTGAGGCCTTCGGAGCCGGCGTGGAGACGACGTCCACCACGCTGCTGTGGATCCTGGCCTACCTGCTGCACCACCCGGAGGTACGCATGATGTCATCATGTGGTCGGTGGATGGTTATCGGTTATAAATGGCGTGCTCGGTGTGCCCCCCCTCTCCAGGTCCAGGAGCGCGTGCAGAAGGAGCTGGACGAGCACGTGGGCAGCGATCGGGCGGTCTGCGTGTCGGACCGCGGCCGGCTGCCGTATCTGGACTGCGTCATCAACGAGGGCATGAGGATCCGACCGGTGAGCCCGGTGCTGATCCCGCACACCGCCATGACGGACAGCAG TATCGGAGGTCACTCTGTCAGTCGTGGGACTCGCGTGTTGGTCAACATGTGGTCGATTCACCACGACCCCCGACACTGGGACAACCCCGACCTGTTCAACCCAg ATCGTTTCCTTGACGACCGGGGCCAGCGGGTCACGCCCTCCTGCTTCCTGCCGTTCGGGGCGGGACCTCGAGTCTGCGTCGGCGAATCGTTGGCCAGGCTGgagctcttcctcttcctgtcctctctgCTGCAGCGAATGAGCTTCACGCTGCCGGACGGGGCTCCCCCGCCCAACCTGCAGGGGCGGCTGGGCGTGGTCCTGCAGCCGCTACCTTATAAGGTCGTTGTCACGCCGAGGGCGGGGTGGGAGGGCGGGGCTAAATGA
- the LOC119481761 gene encoding steroid 17-alpha-hydroxylase/17,20 lyase isoform X2, with protein MFSRLLSSLPPFIHYLSLPPSFSPYFLLLVLFVVAAVVVVFLILSCPRPARGSVPCLPRIPVLGSLPWLGGGLPPHLLFSQLAHRYGSLFALYLGPHYTLVVNSHQHAREVLLQRGRDFAGRPSMVTTDLLTRGGKDIAFSDYTPLWKLHRRLVHNSFTLFGEGSGRLQDIVLSSVDSLCGELLSSGRRGFDPSPAVTGAVTNVVCTLVFGATYRHGDAELQDVIRYNDGIVQTIARGGLVDIYPWMKVFPNKCLSKLKDCITVRDRLLSRKLEEHKASLSDGDPRDLLDALLKGKTDSRPGQRSPGSEEERITDDHVLMTAAEAFGAGVETTSTTLLWILAYLLHHPEVQERVQKELDEHVGSDRAVCVSDRGRLPYLDCVINEGMRIRPVSPVLIPHTAMTDSSIGGHSVSRGTRVLVNMWSIHHDPRHWDNPDLFNPDRFLDDRGQRVTPSCFLPFGAGPRVCVGESLARLELFLFLSSLLQRMSFTLPDGAPPPNLQGRLGVVLQPLPYKVVVTPRAGWEGGAK; from the exons ATGTTCagtcgtctcctctcctctcttcctcccttcatccactatctctccctccctccctccttctctccatacttcctcctcctcgtcctcttcgtCGTTGCGGCCGTCGTCGTTGTCTTCCTGATCTTGTCCTGTCCTCGTCCGGCCCGGGGCTCCGTCCCCTGCCTGCCGAGGATCCCCGTCCTGGGCAGCCTCCCGTGGCTGGGAGGAGGACTCCCTCCACACCTCCTCTTCAGCCAGCTGGCACACAG GTACGGGTCTCTGTTTGCTCTCTACCTGGGTCCTCACTACACTCTGGTGGTGAACAGCCATCAACATGCCAGAGAGGTTCTGCTGCAGAGAGGACGAGACTTCGCTGGACGACCGAGTATG GTGACCACCGACCTGTTGACCCGAGGAGGTAAAGACATCGCCTTCTCCGACTACACTCCTCTCTGGAAGTTACACCGCCGCCTCGTCCACAACTCCTTCACTCTGTTTGGAGAAGGAAGCGGCCGGCTGCAGGACATCG tTCTGTCCTCCGTGGACAGTCTCTGTGGCGAGTTGTTGTCCAGCGGGCGGCGTGGCTTCGACCCGTCTCCCGCGGTGACCGGGGCCGTCACCAATGTCGTGTGCACGCTGGTGTTCGGTGCCACCTATCGCCACGGCGACGCCGAACTGCAGGACGTGATCCGATACAACGACGGCATCGTGCAGACGATCGCCAGAGGAGGACTGGTGGACATTTACCCCTGGATGAAG GTCTTTCCTAACAAGTGTCTCAGTAAACTGAAGGACTGCATCACCGTGAGAGACCGACTGCTGTCCCGTAAACTGGAGGAGCACAAG GCGTCGCTGAGCGACGGCGACCCCCGTGACCTTCTGGACGCCTTGCTGAAGGGCAAGACGGACAGCAGGccgggtcaaaggtcacctgggtcggaggaggagaggataacCGACGACCACGTCCTGATGACGGCGGCTGAGGCCTTCGGAGCCGGCGTGGAGACGACGTCCACCACGCTGCTGTGGATCCTGGCCTACCTGCTGCACCACCCGGAG GTCCAGGAGCGCGTGCAGAAGGAGCTGGACGAGCACGTGGGCAGCGATCGGGCGGTCTGCGTGTCGGACCGCGGCCGGCTGCCGTATCTGGACTGCGTCATCAACGAGGGCATGAGGATCCGACCGGTGAGCCCGGTGCTGATCCCGCACACCGCCATGACGGACAGCAG TATCGGAGGTCACTCTGTCAGTCGTGGGACTCGCGTGTTGGTCAACATGTGGTCGATTCACCACGACCCCCGACACTGGGACAACCCCGACCTGTTCAACCCAg ATCGTTTCCTTGACGACCGGGGCCAGCGGGTCACGCCCTCCTGCTTCCTGCCGTTCGGGGCGGGACCTCGAGTCTGCGTCGGCGAATCGTTGGCCAGGCTGgagctcttcctcttcctgtcctctctgCTGCAGCGAATGAGCTTCACGCTGCCGGACGGGGCTCCCCCGCCCAACCTGCAGGGGCGGCTGGGCGTGGTCCTGCAGCCGCTACCTTATAAGGTCGTTGTCACGCCGAGGGCGGGGTGGGAGGGCGGGGCTAAATGA